A single Crateriforma conspicua DNA region contains:
- a CDS encoding MaoC family dehydratase, which produces MEATTSTDVLYFEDLAVGDRWFSPERVITEQDVADFAALTGDHDPLHRDASSHGLPFGEPVAHGLLGLSVLAGLSTEHPRVSTLALTGLSEWSFEAPIYFGDRVRVATTVSEIQPHGRRAARVTWLRELINQSDRVVQRGHLVTLVASKRRRRGTTPAAIVDTTDTPSQRGTLPAR; this is translated from the coding sequence TTGGAAGCTACCACCTCCACGGATGTCTTGTACTTCGAAGACTTAGCCGTTGGTGACCGATGGTTCAGCCCCGAAAGGGTCATCACGGAACAGGATGTTGCCGACTTCGCCGCATTGACCGGCGACCACGATCCGCTTCATCGTGACGCCTCCAGCCACGGCCTGCCTTTCGGCGAACCAGTTGCTCATGGGCTGTTGGGGCTAAGCGTCTTGGCGGGCCTGAGCACTGAGCATCCTCGGGTCAGCACGCTGGCTTTGACCGGGCTGAGCGAATGGTCGTTCGAAGCCCCCATTTACTTTGGTGATCGCGTGCGGGTCGCCACGACCGTGTCGGAAATCCAACCTCATGGCCGGCGGGCTGCTCGGGTGACTTGGTTGCGTGAGCTAATCAATCAATCCGATCGAGTGGTCCAGCGTGGGCACTTGGTCACCTTGGTCGCCAGCAAACGACGTCGGCGTGGCACCACGCCCGCCGCCATCGTCGATACGACCGACACACCTTCACAACGCGGCACGCTGCCGGCCCGCTAA